AAATCGAATGTTATGTcgttttaataatgatatttattcatCTTGAATTAGAGCATTACCTTGGTTTCAATTGCGGAAAGTGTTTACACAGCAAACACTGTATTTACAATTGGAAAATATGGACTAGATAGACCATGCTCTAGCTGAAATGTCAATATGAAAAGCGTCTAAGAAACGCACACAATTATTTTAAGTGAAGATTTGTTTACACCAAGAAATCTTGTTAAATGAGACTTTTGCGTATGTTCTTTGCTGCACTACAACTGAAAACAGTTATAGCCAACAATCATTAACAAATTGATAAAGAGCGTTTAAAGCTGCTTTGTTCTTGGATTGCCgcaatatcaaaatgtttgtgtacaatttaacaataaatggACGAGTTTTGTATGATATTGACAGTACGATCACGTACTGTTTGAACGCTTTTGTGTTTAATATAATTGACGTAAGTTAAACATCTTACATTAACAAAGCACTACTCAATCAAGCAAATCTATTTACTTTGTTTTACTTAATAATTGCCCACGAAAATTAATTTGATTGATCCTTGTTATGTCTTCGTATTCGTAACATTTCTGTCCGGTTCCAAGAGTTTCAAGTTTAGACATGTAATTACATACAGCTGCCACAAGTCCATGTAATGGCGTGCTCCTTGATCAGAAAGTACGGTATGTCAAACTATCCGATTAAAGGTTGTCGGACAGCTATTAAAGTATAATACATGTAACATATGAAATAATGAATGCTTgttatcatcaaaacattcatcgttcgGTCGTGTGAACAATAAAGCACACACAACAGTTTACGCCATTATTTCGATTACTCCTTGTGGTCATCTTGGTATTACACGTTCGTCTGTGAAGATTCATAGTGGACAATGTGAGTCACATCCTTTAACCTATTTAAGCCCAAAGACGTCAAATTGCTTTTCATCCGGTGCTCCAATTCAGTTAAAATAATATAGGGACTGACGTTTGTATGTTCATGATAAAGCGCGATTGTAGAACTTTCGACAATTTTGCTTATTACACAGGgacaattatattaaatgtaGGATGATCTTATCTAAATATAGCAATTGATTTCGAAATTGAACTGCTAAAAAACAGGAATTTTGTCTTGGACATAACATGTTCAAATTACATTCAAATTTATCCTCATTTATCAGATTTTCGAAAACCAATGaatgtgtttataataaaattgtcataTTAAAGAACATAAGAACTAGGGACATACaacataaacaagaaatgtctgtaacaaacaaaaactgttaaaataaatatcGATGTCTTTTTTACGCCTTtgttatacagtcaagttaccattaccggatcagtagcgtttttaagttgttctggtgaaaatccataaatgttttgagactttttttacaccagtttgataaaatataacctttgcttactgattcagcacatagtcttttttttttaaacgaaggcgaaatgtatttgtgatacctttttttcgccgcagaattcatgcattaacggatcagttgtagccataacggatcacgtgactgaaacataaataaaacattaagtcGTAAGAATGAGATCATTTATTGCAAGAATCAACAcgatttgcatatatttaaatataatatattattaatacgCAGATTATCTTGCCTGATACGTTATTGTGCTAATTCTTCATTTTATTTAAGgtattgcaaaatcttaaacacgaatcaaaactgaaatggacatTTGCAGGCAGAACGACTActaaattgcttttaattgatgcgtaaacttcttactttccaacagagttataacATGTGGCCGCGAAAAAAATTCAACCTTGATTtagaaacgagacggaagtcaacaaagtcgtatatacatgtcagcaaaacataccaaaaGGTTTGACGGAGAGTAGCTCCGATTGCGACTAAATCAATCTgttttaaagaacaggccttgaagatgctgtgtgcaaaatattatctaaaatgtcaactatttatcgcgatacgcagtcttgaacatcaaagtgatccgctatgggtaatgatccggtaatggtaacttgactgtactaaAGTCGTAAAAACATAGAAACAATCCACGTGAACGCGTGGATAGTAGATCTCCAAATACGGATTGACATAGTTATTATAACTTCTAATTTATGTTTTTCAGCTTAAAATGTTATACGAGTTTATACTGCAGTGAAAACATGAAAATTAGCATTATTTTCAATCAACAGCATCTATTTTTCAGTGTGAGTTTTATTCCATGGAAAATAAACACTGTAAATTATCCATAACCACATGTGTATCATAAATTCATTACTAATCTCAAAACGACAGTAATTATCCTTTAGCTGAAATGGCGCGCAAATATTGATCATTTATCCCCCCGAACGTGTTCAGTCATTCATGTCGTATATACAGACAAACAATAATCGAGTTTGTGAAGCAttcttgtttattaattgtacTTAAGAATAAAGTAAAACACAAAAATGTGTTTCTTTCGTtggatttatatattttatattattgtatattttaaataacaagaCGACAATTAAAATCTTCCCTATGCATTTTTAAATACCAGCTATATCCtttcatacaaaatattatttcttgCTTTTTTGTCATGTAAAATTATGAAGTCATCCTGGGTCTTATTGTTCATGCAAACTACCATCTTATGCCACGTCTATTATtcacattatattatttaaattgatatcGTTAAGGTACGTGTCATCGCGCGTGATATGCAATAACATACGGTTGCCTTATGTATACATACTATAAGCATATGTAATGCTACATATTAAACGCAAATAAACTGACATATACTACATAATAgaaaacattgtatttaaaatttaataaaatgcgaTTAGTCATTTTTCAATTACTAAAATTCTCTACAAGGACGGCACACTCCTGGTTCGTGACTATTAAATTAATCTCTGACATGTTTATCTGTAGATTCAACATCATCATTCAGTATTACAGACGTCAGTCGCTTCCGCACAGGGCCTGACTTGTTTACAATGGCCATGGCGATTATTGACTATTTTCTGCGTAGTCTAAAATCTGTTTGTAAAGATTATGTTGCTGGAATGCAGAGGCCATTTCAATAGCAACTGTTCGAGATTGGAGCTATTTTGTTGACATTGTTTTATCACAAATACCGTCTCAATCAGTGGAACTGAAGAGATTGCTTCGGAATTAAAATCGCCATATGGTTTTAAATGCGtttctaaatataaaattgaTCTTACATATGGCATTTGTcgacaataaatatttattgaccAGCCACCTGCtacttttttttgaaaatctcGATAGAAATTAGTATGCGTGTTTGCCTTTTATTAATCATTCGTTTTATATGATCGAGAAGCATCcatgtttaaaataatgaattgTATTTATCACAAAATTGTCTTGTTGTATTTATTAACTGTAAAGGATATTTGTACAGTATATATGATAGGATCTTGTTAACTTagtaatttgtgtatttattCGTTTCAGTCAGTGTTATTGCATACGTTGTCTTCATTTGCTTGAAATAGTACTGCTCAGTTACTGAAAATGGAGAACAACACCACAATTTACGAATGGATTACGGAAAACGGCAGTGATAATTATTACGCAGGTAAGATAATTTCTTTTATACATgctaaaataatttgaaatgagGTCCTGTTTTGGACACTTTTTCCCATCTGAAATTATACGACTATATAAAATACTAATACTGACATTGCAATGTTCATGTTAAATCATGTTGCAAGAAAATTATCCGTGTATTGTAGGTAAGAAAACACTTTAATATATGTTGCATTATCATAAGTTTTGAAAGTCACATTAACTTTGATGTATAGACCTTTGTCCTAGATAGTAACAACTCGTGACTATTGTGTTACACAATGAAAATGCTAAGTGTTCTTGGGAATGGTTGATGTGTTATGAACGTTCTATTGAAATGTTTATCAATTCtgtaaaaacttatttaattttaGACTTACATTTCATTATCGTCGTACGTGTGCATcattaatatagatatagattatgttttttgtcatttaattgTAAAGTATGTATTAAGTCTGAATTTTCCCAACAATTCACTTTTCCACAAAGTTATGCACATGCACATAGCCTggcaaacataaacaataatgcCTATTTCCCATATGTGTGTTTAATAAGCGAGTGTTATACAAATCGTTGTTAATAGTGATCACAACAAATGCCTCATGTTTGTGATATATAGGAATATACACGCTATTAAATGctgttttttattaataacgttgTCATCAATATACTTATTCCTGAATAGACTTGAGATCGGCACAGCCAACAAATTTGGTATACAAACAAAGTTGGTACATCTTAAATCCGTTTAAATCCACATACTCTTTTAATGCTGTGCTACGTTGATAAATTAGTTTATCAATAAATGTACGCCCatgtaaaaaaacatgaaaatgattaAACTTCACAGTTTGCTATAATTTCAAAAACTGCTTTTAGATTTTCCTGCCTTTGAACAGCCTTCAAAATGGGGATTCTGGATCAAATTCGTGCTGACGCCGATAATTGTCTTCGCGGGAATAGTCGGAAACGTGCTGTCTTTGATTGTGATGAAGTCTAAAGCTCTTCGCCACAAATCGTATTCGCAGTACCTCAGCGCCTTGGCCATATTTGACACGTTGACGCTTCTCATCCGGCAAATACGAATTATTGACGAATATTCATCTGACACGTGGGAATCAAACACAATATTCAGAAAGTTTGATGACTTTGGATGTAAGGCGTTTAATTTTATAGAACATATCGCTTACTTGATGTCATCGTGGTTAATTGTTATGATGGCTTTAGAAAGGTTGTTAGCTGTTTGGTTCCCgtttaaaaagtttattttacgaCGAAGGTCCGGGGCGACTTGGGCCATAGTTTTGCTTTTCCTTGGATTGTCCTTGAGTCAGGTCTTTCGGCTTGTTATGGTGAAGAAAATAGATACAGTCACTTGCGGGGCCATTGATAGCTTCTGGGAGCTGTATGTGAACCTTCACATGTACTTTTACAACATGTCATTAACTTTTATTCTGCCTGTGGGGTTTGTGCTCGTATGCAACGGCATGGTTCTGTACCAGATATTTAAAGTTAGACGTGAAATTCTACAGCAGGACAAGGACAAGCGCAGTCGATTTAATAGACCAATTAGGAAATCTCACCGCACCACCAGTATGCTTTTGATTGTATCGTTTACATTCCTTGGAACTTTGTTACCATTGTTGACAATGTCTCTTGTATTTGATTTGGTATTGAAATCGCGTGGCAGAAAGGACGCATTCAGTTTGTACCTCGCGATTACACCGTATATGGAGGTTGCAGCTGTGTTGTCCTTGGTCAATTATGCTGCGAATTTCTATATTTATATCCTATCCGGCAAGAACTTTCGGTTTGAACTCCGAAAGGTTTTCAATCGTCAGAGGACAACAAGTCGTAGCTTCACTTACAAGAGTTCAAAAGAAACCAGAGAAGAGGTTATCCGCTTATGGTGACGAAAGTTTTTGCTTTTTTTGCGTGGGTGATAACACCACGAATCTATTAATTCTGCAAATGTTTcttgtatattgtttaaattttcttcactatttttttatttaaagtgcaTTTATTAATAGAATATGAATAAACTTCTGCAGGTCTGAACATATATTTGGATAAGAAGAATAGTTTGTCATTATCGTTTGTTTTATTGTTCCGttggctttatattgatacatgtaaacatcaCCTTCTATTGCGTAATGTACCACATGCAAAATGATAAGTTCGTGTGGAGCCATATTAAACGATACATACAAATGACGTGTATTGTATACTTTTAAACCTAATTCTTTCAAATCCATCGTAAATAGACCATTTTACACCGATGATGTGCAAGGAATATGAAACGTCTTCAAAGTGAATGCTTATTTAAATAATTGGATAAAGACATTGGTATGTTACACTGAGAACAGATATAAACTATACAAAACATGTTCTTGAAGTTTTTTTCCAATTATTAGTGGCAAGAAAAAGTTTATGTGATATTTAGGTTAAAGCAAggctatacgattttgtcaaatatttatgaatttatataaaatgtgtaaaacacttattatacatatatttcaatataaataaatataaaagttaagaagaacatgagtcgcaaaatgcgaaataagccagatatttaattctgaaatagaaaatgtctgtacagtcgaattcaccagcatgtataccatgcatgtacgatgtgaatctaaatttagttttacggatcattttaatttcatacaatgatatctattcatacgacacacgaacctAACTCCGATTCTaataaaagacgaatgcttcggttaatTTAGGAAAAATTGTACTTAATATCTTCGTcccaatcgactcggggcgctaatttgtctttgcttca
This sequence is a window from Dreissena polymorpha isolate Duluth1 chromosome 16, UMN_Dpol_1.0, whole genome shotgun sequence. Protein-coding genes within it:
- the LOC127862756 gene encoding galanin-like G-protein coupled receptor npr-9, yielding MENNTTIYEWITENGSDNYYADFPAFEQPSKWGFWIKFVLTPIIVFAGIVGNVLSLIVMKSKALRHKSYSQYLSALAIFDTLTLLIRQIRIIDEYSSDTWESNTIFRKFDDFGCKAFNFIEHIAYLMSSWLIVMMALERLLAVWFPFKKFILRRRSGATWAIVLLFLGLSLSQVFRLVMVKKIDTVTCGAIDSFWELYVNLHMYFYNMSLTFILPVGFVLVCNGMVLYQIFKVRREILQQDKDKRSRFNRPIRKSHRTTSMLLIVSFTFLGTLLPLLTMSLVFDLVLKSRGRKDAFSLYLAITPYMEVAAVLSLVNYAANFYIYILSGKNFRFELRKVFNRQRTTSRSFTYKSSKETREEVIRLW